A DNA window from Ctenopharyngodon idella isolate HZGC_01 chromosome 10, HZGC01, whole genome shotgun sequence contains the following coding sequences:
- the LOC127521835 gene encoding olfactory receptor 1-like isoform X2 yields MSSTQSNSSANVTFVRPATFFISGFSNMPHVKYYYVFLSLVYVVTVLGNSFIMCIIYLARRLHTAKYIVVFHLALIDLCESSALIPNIIDIFLFDHHVVSYEGCLANMFFVYHFMNLHSLTLLVLAYDRLVAICFPLRYHAIITKTAMFLIIGIMWIFSVIYFSVYVGLVNRISFCGSNVVDSYFCDHGIIYRLACNDNSINILMLKLSFVLLICTPLILIIISYFCISTALLKIAHGAERIKAMKTCTSHLMLVAIGYIPIVSNNIAVLTTPMNPNTRLINNSLTQIVPPMLNPIIYALKTEEVMQSIKELYKRRKVNTTKRMKYSRRNSKQK; encoded by the exons ATGAGCTCCACGCAGTCAAACTCTTCTGCAAATGTGACCTTTGTTCGTCCTGCAACATTTTTCATCAGTGGCTTTTCTAATATGCCACATGTGAAATACTACTATGTGTTCTTGTCTTTGGTGTATGTTGTGACTGTTTTAGGGAATTCATTTATCATGTGTATCATTTATTTGGCCCGTAGACTTCACACAGCCAAATACATTGTGGTTTTCCATCTGGCCCTTATTGATCTGTGTGAAAGCTCGGCTTTGATTCCAAATATCattgatatatttttgtttgaccACCATGTCGTTTCATATGAAGGGTGCTTggcaaatatgttttttgtgtaTCATTTCATGAATCTACATTCTTTGACACTACTTGTCTTGGCTTATGACAGACTGGTTGCTATTTGTTTTCCTCTACGGTATCATGCCATTATAACCAAAACAGCCATGTTTCTGATCATAGGTATTATGTGGATTTTTTCtgtgatatatttttctgtatatgTAGGTTTGGTGAATAGAATCTCTTTTTGTGGATCGAATGTGGTTGATAGTTATTTTTGTGACCATGGCATTATCTATAGACTAGCTTGTAATGATAATTCTATAAATATTCTGATGTTAAAACTTAGCTTTGTTCTCCTGATTTGCACACCGCTGATACTGATCATAATCTCATATTTCTGCATTTCTACAGCTTTGCTTAAGATTGCTCATGGTGCTGAACGGATCAAAGCCATGAAAACCTGCACCTCACATCTCATGTTGGTGGCAATCGGTTATATCCCAATTGTAAGCAATAATATTGCAGTCTTAACAACACCAATGAATCCGAACACCCGGTTAATTAACAATTCCTTGACTCAGATAGTACCACCTATGCTGAATCCCATCATATACGCTCTAAAGACAGAGGAAGTCATGCAATCCATTAAAGAACTGTACAAACGAAGGAAG GTGAACACTACAAAAAGAATGAAATACAGTAGGagaaattcaaaacaaaaatga
- the LOC127521835 gene encoding olfactory receptor 1-like isoform X1, with product MSSTQSNSSANVTFVRPATFFISGFSNMPHVKYYYVFLSLVYVVTVLGNSFIMCIIYLARRLHTAKYIVVFHLALIDLCESSALIPNIIDIFLFDHHVVSYEGCLANMFFVYHFMNLHSLTLLVLAYDRLVAICFPLRYHAIITKTAMFLIIGIMWIFSVIYFSVYVGLVNRISFCGSNVVDSYFCDHGIIYRLACNDNSINILMLKLSFVLLICTPLILIIISYFCISTALLKIAHGAERIKAMKTCTSHLMLVAIGYIPIVSNNIAVLTTPMNPNTRLINNSLTQIVPPMLNPIIYALKTEEVMQSIKELYKRRKVNTTKRMTFRRNSKQK from the coding sequence ATGAGCTCCACGCAGTCAAACTCTTCTGCAAATGTGACCTTTGTTCGTCCTGCAACATTTTTCATCAGTGGCTTTTCTAATATGCCACATGTGAAATACTACTATGTGTTCTTGTCTTTGGTGTATGTTGTGACTGTTTTAGGGAATTCATTTATCATGTGTATCATTTATTTGGCCCGTAGACTTCACACAGCCAAATACATTGTGGTTTTCCATCTGGCCCTTATTGATCTGTGTGAAAGCTCGGCTTTGATTCCAAATATCattgatatatttttgtttgaccACCATGTCGTTTCATATGAAGGGTGCTTggcaaatatgttttttgtgtaTCATTTCATGAATCTACATTCTTTGACACTACTTGTCTTGGCTTATGACAGACTGGTTGCTATTTGTTTTCCTCTACGGTATCATGCCATTATAACCAAAACAGCCATGTTTCTGATCATAGGTATTATGTGGATTTTTTCtgtgatatatttttctgtatatgTAGGTTTGGTGAATAGAATCTCTTTTTGTGGATCGAATGTGGTTGATAGTTATTTTTGTGACCATGGCATTATCTATAGACTAGCTTGTAATGATAATTCTATAAATATTCTGATGTTAAAACTTAGCTTTGTTCTCCTGATTTGCACACCGCTGATACTGATCATAATCTCATATTTCTGCATTTCTACAGCTTTGCTTAAGATTGCTCATGGTGCTGAACGGATCAAAGCCATGAAAACCTGCACCTCACATCTCATGTTGGTGGCAATCGGTTATATCCCAATTGTAAGCAATAATATTGCAGTCTTAACAACACCAATGAATCCGAACACCCGGTTAATTAACAATTCCTTGACTCAGATAGTACCACCTATGCTGAATCCCATCATATACGCTCTAAAGACAGAGGAAGTCATGCAATCCATTAAAGAACTGTACAAACGAAGGAAGGTGAACACTACAAAAAGAATGACATTTAGGagaaattcaaaacaaaaatga
- the LOC127520324 gene encoding olfactory receptor 51E2-like, producing MSSTQSNSSANVTFVRPATFFIKGFSNVPHVKYYYVFLSLVYVVTVLGNSFIMCIIYLARRLHTAKYIAVFHLALSDLCGSSALIPKIIDTFLFEHQDVSYEACLANMFFVYHFMNLQSLTILVLAYDRLVAICFPLRYHAIVTKTAMFLIISVIWIFSVTYFSVLVGLVNRISFCGSNVIDSHFCDQGLIYKLACNDNSINIMMGKISFGLLMCTPLILIIISYFCIAVALLKIAHGAERIKAMKTCTSHLMLVAIGYIPLISNNIAALTTTIDPNTRIINNSLRQIIPSMLNPIIYTLKTEEVMLSIKELYKRSTVNMMTERNIKCSRINKNL from the coding sequence ATGAGCTCCACGCAGTCAAACTCCTCTGCAAATGTGACCTTTGTTCGTCCTGCAACATTTTTCATCAAAGGCTTTTCTAATGTTCCACATGTGAAATACTACTATGTGTTCTTGTCTTTGGTGTATGTTGTGACTGTTTTAGGGAATTCATTTATCATGTGTATCATTTATTTGGCCCGCAGACTTCACACAGCCAAATACATTGCTGTTTTCCATCTGGCCCTTTCTGATCTGTGTGGAAGCTCAGCTTTGATTCCAAAAATTATTGACACATTTCTATTTGAGCACCAGGATGTTTCATATGAAGCGTGCTTggcaaatatgttttttgtttatcaTTTCATGAATCTGCAGTCTTTGACAATACTTGTCTTGGCTTATGACAGACTGGTTGCTATTTGTTTTCCTCTACGGTATCATGCCATTGTAACCAAAACAGCCATGTTTCTGATCATAAGTGTCATATGGATCTTTTCAGTGACATATTTTTCTGTACTTGTAGGATTGGTAAATAGAATCTCTTTTTGTGGATCTAATGTGATCGATAGTCATTTTTGTGACCAAGGCCTTATCTATAAATTAGCTTGTAATGACAATTCTATAAATATTATGATGGGGAAAATTAGCTTCGGTCTCCTAATGTGCACACCGCTGATACTGAtaatcatttcatatttttgcaTTGCTGTGGCTTTGCTTAAGATTGCTCATGGTGCTGAACGGATCAAAGCCATGAAAACCTGCACCTCACATCTCATGTTGGTGGCAATCGGTTATATTCCACTTATAAGCAATAATATTGCAGCCTTAACAACAACTATTGATCCAAACACCCGGATAATTAACAATTCCTTGAGACAGATAATACCATCTATGCTGAATCCCATCATATACACTCTAAAGACAGAGGAAGTCATGCTGTCCATAAAAGAACTGTACAAACGAAGCACAGTGAATATGATGACAGAAAGAAACATAAAATGCAGTaggataaataaaaatttataa